The DNA window AGGCCGCAATATCGACGCCGGCCTCGGCCTCTTTCACGATCGCGACGATCTGTTCCTCGCTGAATTTCGACTTCCTCATGACCCCTCCCGGGCCGTCGGAAAGTCTACTTATCGAGTGTGTCCTATTCAGGGAAGCTTACGTAACGAACTCCCACGTGAGCTGTTTGGGGCTTTTCCGATGTGCGGAAACCTACAACGGAAGCGCGGGCTTCTCGATGCGGCTGGACGGTCTCAGCCCGACCAACAACAACGCTCGTTCGCGCGGGATCGTTATGCATTCCAGCGACTACGTGGAGGACGCTACCTCAAAGATCTGCGGCCGAAGCTGGGGCTGCCCGTCTGTCGATCACAAGTACTATGAAGCGATCATTGCAAAACTGAAGGATGGTTCCCCGTTGCTGTCGCACTACGACGGGCGGTTCGCGATCTAGCAGCTGCGGCGTCGGCAGTTTCCGGCGACGGGCACCGCCGGCACATTTCGCCGCGATGGGATCGGACCGTTCATCGCCAAGGAAGACTCGACCGGTAGCCTCCGTCTGGAGTGGCAAACGTCACCTTACAGGTCGCCTCTGTCTTGCTTCGGCACGGTCCGCCCGGCTTAACGCCCCAATCCAACGCTCGGAGCTGGCCATGCGACCGATCCTTCTGCTCAACCTTGCGCTCTCCGTAGCCGCTGCCGTCGCCGTCAGTGGCTGCGCAACCGAATCGCATCGAAGCCTCGCCCCGCCTGCCGTCGCATCGCACGGCACCGCCTACAGCGGCCCTAGATACAAGCTCGTCATCGGCAAGTTCCAGAACCGGTCGACGTACATGCAGGGCATCTTCTCCGACGGGACCGATCGCCTGGGCAGCCAGGCCAAGACCGCCTTGATGGGACATCTCCAGCAGACCGGTCGTTTCACGCTGGTCGATCGCGCCAACATGGACGAGATCGCCTTCGAGGCCGACGTTTCCGGGAGAAGGCAGCAGCTCACCGGCGCCGAGGTCGCGGTCACCGGCGACGTCACAGAATTCGGGCGACGGAATACCGGGGACGTGCAGGCGTTCGGTCTGCTCGGCGCAGGCGCCAAGCAGACCGCCTACGCCAAGGTCGTGCTCAACATCGTCGACGTTCGTACTTCCCAGGTGCTCTACTCGGCTTTCGGGGCGGGCGAGTACGCGCTCAGCAATCGCGAGATCGCCGGGTTCGGCAGCACCGCCGGCTACGATGCAACCCTGAACGGCAAAGTCCTGGACCTCGCGATTCGCGAGGCCGTCAATCGGCTCGTCGA is part of the Candidatus Limnocylindrales bacterium genome and encodes:
- a CDS encoding murein L,D-transpeptidase catalytic domain family protein, whose protein sequence is AAISTPASASFTIATICSSLNFDFLMTPPGPSESLLIECVLFREAYVTNSHVSCLGLFRCAETYNGSAGFSMRLDGLSPTNNNARSRGIVMHSSDYVEDATSKICGRSWGCPSVDHKYYEAIIAKLKDGSPLLSHYDGRFAI
- a CDS encoding CsgG/HfaB family protein, translating into MRPILLLNLALSVAAAVAVSGCATESHRSLAPPAVASHGTAYSGPRYKLVIGKFQNRSTYMQGIFSDGTDRLGSQAKTALMGHLQQTGRFTLVDRANMDEIAFEADVSGRRQQLTGAEVAVTGDVTEFGRRNTGDVQAFGLLGAGAKQTAYAKVVLNIVDVRTSQVLYSAFGAGEYALSNREIAGFGSTAGYDATLNGKVLDLAIREAVNRLVEGLENGSWSPT